A stretch of the Clostridiales bacterium genome encodes the following:
- a CDS encoding N,N'-diacetylchitobiose phosphorylase yields MRYGFFDDQAREYVIDRLDTPQSMTNYLGTQRMGTVISHNAGGYSWLDSPQHHRITRFRPNGVPMDWPGHYVYLRDDESGKYWSLSWQPTGLPEGEAKYEARHGLSYSRFRCEAQEIAGEQVLFIPREDGDDDPVEIFDVKVRNLSDRPRKISVYGYVEFSFHEIDMDNQNFQMSLYAAGSHYEDGAALCELHYEQDAWQFFAGNFEPDSFDGVREAFIGPYRTERNPLGVEAGKLTGSTELGGNPCGALQKKLELAPGEEARVLFYLGTGRGKAVRQAREKYDEAGTDRAFAELKQFWDEKLGQLQVSTPHENMNRSLNIWNLYQSEINVLFSRFSSFIEVGGRTGLGYRDTAQDAMCIPHAEPDMCMKRIRQLLHGQMRMGYGLHLFDPAVLEQGEEDGFKSPTVIPETDKKSMLHGIKDACADDALWLIPAIVENVRESGDASFLDEVIPFADEGEGTVWEHMKAALDFSYSQIGAHGITKGLRADWNDCLNLGGGESAMVAFLLVWATNHFLDAAKALGRTEDEKRYTELKAGMEETCRKTLWNGEWFLRGFTADGREIGSREAAEGKVHMESNTWAVVSGTATQEQGLSCMDAVDEWLYTPWGLMLNAPSFVTLDDSIGFVTRVYPGVKENGAIFSHPNPWAWVAECMLGRGSRAMKFYDALLPENQNDKMEIRQAEPYSYCQFIMGRDHTAHGRARHPFMTGSSGWAYYAATRYMLGIRPGFDTLTVDPCIPADWDGFEAVRRWRGAEYRITVRNPWHVEKGVRSIRVDGVEVADIPAFESGTHQVEIEMGGAAV; encoded by the coding sequence ATGCGCTACGGTTTTTTTGACGATCAGGCGCGGGAATACGTGATTGACCGCCTGGATACCCCCCAGTCCATGACCAACTACCTGGGCACCCAGCGGATGGGCACCGTGATCTCCCACAATGCGGGCGGGTACTCCTGGCTGGACAGCCCCCAGCACCACCGGATTACGCGGTTCCGGCCGAACGGCGTGCCGATGGACTGGCCGGGGCACTACGTCTACCTGCGGGATGACGAGAGCGGAAAGTACTGGTCGCTGAGCTGGCAGCCGACAGGGCTTCCGGAGGGCGAAGCGAAGTATGAGGCCCGCCACGGGCTGAGCTATTCCCGCTTCCGGTGCGAGGCGCAGGAAATCGCCGGGGAGCAGGTGCTGTTTATTCCCCGGGAGGACGGGGACGACGATCCCGTGGAGATCTTTGACGTGAAGGTCCGGAACCTGTCGGACCGGCCCCGGAAGATCAGCGTTTACGGATATGTGGAATTCTCTTTCCATGAAATCGATATGGACAACCAGAACTTCCAGATGAGCCTGTATGCCGCCGGCTCCCACTACGAGGACGGCGCGGCGCTGTGCGAGCTGCACTATGAACAGGACGCCTGGCAGTTTTTTGCGGGCAATTTTGAGCCGGACAGCTTTGACGGTGTCCGGGAAGCCTTTATCGGGCCGTACCGCACGGAGCGGAATCCGCTGGGCGTGGAAGCTGGAAAACTGACCGGCTCCACGGAACTGGGCGGCAACCCCTGCGGCGCGCTGCAGAAGAAGCTGGAGCTTGCGCCCGGGGAGGAAGCGCGCGTGCTCTTCTACCTGGGAACCGGCCGGGGAAAGGCGGTCCGGCAGGCGAGGGAGAAGTATGACGAAGCCGGGACTGACAGGGCGTTCGCGGAGCTGAAGCAGTTCTGGGACGAAAAACTGGGACAGCTGCAGGTCTCCACACCCCATGAAAACATGAACCGGTCCCTGAACATCTGGAACCTGTACCAGAGCGAGATCAACGTGCTGTTTTCCCGCTTCTCCTCCTTTATCGAGGTGGGCGGGCGGACCGGGCTGGGCTACCGGGATACGGCGCAGGACGCCATGTGCATTCCGCACGCCGAACCGGACATGTGCATGAAGCGGATCCGCCAGCTGCTGCACGGGCAGATGCGCATGGGCTACGGCCTGCACCTGTTCGATCCCGCGGTGCTGGAGCAGGGAGAGGAGGACGGGTTCAAATCCCCGACGGTGATTCCCGAAACGGATAAGAAGAGCATGTTGCACGGGATCAAGGACGCCTGCGCGGACGACGCGCTGTGGCTGATTCCCGCCATTGTGGAGAATGTGCGGGAAAGCGGCGACGCATCCTTTCTGGATGAGGTAATCCCCTTCGCGGATGAAGGCGAGGGCACCGTATGGGAGCATATGAAGGCTGCGCTGGACTTCTCCTACAGCCAGATCGGCGCCCACGGCATCACCAAAGGCCTGCGGGCGGACTGGAACGACTGCCTGAACCTGGGCGGCGGCGAGAGCGCGATGGTCGCGTTCCTGCTGGTGTGGGCCACGAACCACTTCCTCGATGCGGCAAAGGCGCTGGGCCGGACGGAGGACGAAAAACGGTACACGGAGCTGAAGGCGGGCATGGAGGAAACCTGCCGGAAGACGCTGTGGAACGGGGAGTGGTTCCTGCGCGGGTTCACGGCGGACGGCCGGGAAATCGGTTCCCGGGAGGCCGCAGAGGGCAAGGTCCACATGGAGAGCAATACCTGGGCGGTGGTGAGCGGAACGGCCACGCAGGAGCAGGGCCTGTCCTGCATGGACGCGGTGGACGAGTGGCTGTACACGCCCTGGGGCCTGATGCTGAACGCGCCGTCCTTTGTGACGCTGGACGACAGCATCGGGTTTGTGACCCGGGTATATCCCGGCGTGAAGGAAAACGGGGCGATCTTCAGCCATCCGAATCCCTGGGCCTGGGTGGCGGAATGCATGCTGGGCCGCGGAAGCCGTGCCATGAAGTTCTACGACGCGCTGCTGCCGGAAAACCAGAACGACAAGATGGAAATCCGCCAGGCGGAGCCCTACAGTTACTGCCAGTTCATCATGGGACGGGACCACACGGCCCACGGCCGGGCCCGGCATCCCTTCATGACCGGCTCCTCCGGCTGGGCATACTACGCGGCGACCCGCTATATGCTCGGTATCCGCCCCGGCTTCGACACGCTGACGGTGGATCCGTGCATTCCCGCGGACTGGGACGGCTTTGAGGCCGTGCGCCGGTGGCGGGGCGCGGAATACCGCATCACCGTGCGGAACCCCTGGCATGTGGAAAAGGGCGTGCGGTCCATCCGGGTGGACGGCGTGGAAGTGGCGGATATTCCTGCCTTCGAAAGCGGCACCCATCAGGTGGAGATTGAGATGGGAGGCGCGGCCGTATGA
- a CDS encoding phosphoglucomutase/phosphomannomutase family protein → MIQFGTGGWRAVIGDGFTRDNIRRIAAALARRMVREGCAGQGICAGYDRRFLSREALIWFCEVLAGEGVKVRFVNMSCPTPLVMFTVKRMGLPYGAMVTASHNPAIWNGIKLFTEGGRDAAENYTREIQEEANALDEAGIRSVPFEQAKAEGKIELVDPRDEYLDSILRQVDTDAIRKRRLRIVLDPMFGVSLTGLQTILYTARCDVDVINDRHDAFFGRHLPAPNPETLVDLQYAVKEHRADVGIATDGDADRLGIIDENGRYVTANETLALMYYYLLEYKGWRGAVARNIATTHLLDRIAEAYGQVCAEVPVGFKYISAGMDEHDALIGGESSGGLTVRGHISGKDGLYAASLLVEMISVTGKKLSELVNDLFARFGELHTAEYDWPLTQELKDRIFRMIMEEKRVPDLGRKVEKISYMDGCKVYLDGGWVIVRFSGTEPRVRIFAEAETEKAARNLVEIMARHTGLPWTE, encoded by the coding sequence ATGATTCAGTTCGGTACAGGCGGCTGGCGGGCCGTGATCGGCGACGGGTTTACCCGGGACAATATCCGGCGGATCGCGGCGGCACTCGCCCGGCGGATGGTGCGCGAAGGCTGCGCGGGGCAGGGAATCTGCGCCGGGTATGACCGGCGCTTCCTGAGCCGCGAGGCGCTGATCTGGTTCTGCGAGGTGCTGGCGGGGGAAGGCGTGAAGGTGCGCTTCGTCAACATGTCCTGCCCGACACCGCTGGTGATGTTCACCGTGAAGCGGATGGGCCTGCCCTACGGCGCCATGGTGACGGCCAGCCACAACCCGGCCATCTGGAACGGCATCAAGCTGTTTACCGAAGGCGGCCGGGACGCGGCGGAAAACTATACGCGGGAGATTCAGGAGGAGGCCAACGCCCTGGACGAGGCCGGGATCCGGTCCGTTCCCTTTGAGCAGGCAAAGGCGGAAGGAAAGATTGAACTTGTGGACCCGCGGGACGAATACCTGGATTCCATCCTGCGGCAGGTGGACACGGACGCCATCCGGAAACGGCGGCTCCGCATCGTGCTGGACCCGATGTTCGGCGTGAGCCTGACCGGGCTGCAGACCATCCTGTACACGGCCCGGTGCGACGTGGACGTGATCAACGACCGGCATGACGCCTTTTTCGGACGCCACCTGCCGGCCCCGAACCCGGAGACGCTGGTGGACCTGCAGTACGCGGTGAAGGAACACCGGGCGGACGTGGGCATCGCCACGGACGGCGACGCGGACCGGCTCGGCATCATCGACGAGAACGGCCGGTATGTGACCGCCAACGAAACACTGGCGCTCATGTACTATTATCTGTTAGAATATAAGGGATGGCGCGGGGCGGTGGCCCGCAACATCGCCACCACCCACCTGCTGGACCGGATCGCGGAAGCCTACGGGCAGGTGTGCGCGGAGGTGCCGGTGGGCTTCAAGTACATCTCGGCCGGCATGGACGAGCATGATGCCCTGATCGGCGGGGAATCCTCCGGCGGCCTGACCGTCCGCGGGCATATCTCCGGCAAGGACGGCCTGTACGCGGCCAGCCTGCTGGTGGAGATGATCAGCGTGACCGGGAAGAAGCTGAGCGAGCTGGTGAACGACCTGTTCGCCCGCTTCGGGGAGCTGCATACGGCGGAGTATGACTGGCCGCTGACGCAGGAGCTGAAGGACCGCATCTTCCGGATGATCATGGAGGAGAAACGGGTTCCGGACCTGGGCCGGAAGGTTGAAAAAATCAGCTATATGGACGGATGCAAGGTTTACCTGGACGGCGGATGGGTGATCGTCCGCTTCTCCGGAACGGAACCGAGGGTCCGGATTTTCGCGGAGGCGGAAACGGAAAAGGCGGCGCGGAACCTGGTGGAGATCATGGCGCGCCATACCGGACTGCCCTGGACGGAATAA
- a CDS encoding sensor histidine kinase, whose product MAKAKEGKKASGGWFRRLNSLRNQVGAIVVLSYLIPALLLGTFTGTILLRGLEEKTRSAVSSSAEHAFTMIQQNVTRAVELARGATYDGELTSAWQRWQDGSAAHTEFLQMCRRYLERKYSREPLFNFAGFFPAGRPDLLSYIRSSESHTQEYLNNLLAEVARAGETLDTRSRFISFGNRMFLIRNLLDLKMERYGMLILGVNPDRMFEPLNGLQESWQAEVSVRLDDYARGEPVTDWNTLRDGLTDDAKAGRLLYTQLSGGEENIADLMLSVDRRQQFSDMYAFRRLTIGMFLALIPFLILIAVYLHRRITKPIKILSDASRRIEEGELGVTVPMHGSDELGRLGETFSHMSLRLKEQIDKTYKEEIELKNAQILALQSRINPHFMNNALEAINWEARMEGSETISSMVGSLSILMNATMGRKERRLVTLREEMEVADAYIYFVQQRFGPELTIRQEIDEPAYDGILPLLTVQPLLENAVEHGIAPAGGGEINIKCTRGGECLHLGIINTGKTADPADRARIEAALQGRAEEHHLGLANIVNRLHLIYGEQVQIRVDTDTPGETGVYLDIPQDVTVREGRE is encoded by the coding sequence ATGGCAAAGGCAAAGGAAGGGAAGAAAGCATCCGGCGGATGGTTCCGGCGGCTGAATTCCCTGCGGAACCAGGTGGGCGCCATCGTGGTGCTCAGCTACCTGATTCCGGCACTGCTGCTGGGAACATTCACCGGCACCATCCTGCTGCGCGGGCTGGAGGAGAAAACGCGTTCGGCGGTTTCCTCCAGCGCCGAGCATGCCTTTACCATGATCCAGCAGAACGTGACCCGGGCGGTGGAGCTGGCCCGGGGCGCCACCTATGATGGGGAACTGACCTCCGCCTGGCAGAGATGGCAGGACGGCAGCGCCGCCCATACGGAGTTCCTCCAGATGTGCCGCCGGTACCTCGAGCGGAAATACAGCCGGGAGCCCCTGTTCAATTTTGCCGGGTTCTTCCCGGCGGGCCGGCCGGACCTGCTGAGCTATATCCGCAGCAGCGAGAGCCATACCCAGGAATACCTGAACAACCTCCTGGCGGAGGTGGCGCGGGCCGGGGAAACGCTGGATACCCGCAGCCGGTTTATCAGCTTCGGGAACCGGATGTTCCTGATCCGGAACCTGCTGGACCTGAAGATGGAACGCTACGGAATGCTGATCCTGGGGGTGAATCCGGACCGGATGTTCGAGCCCCTGAACGGCCTGCAGGAATCCTGGCAGGCGGAGGTGTCCGTGCGCCTGGATGACTACGCGCGCGGGGAGCCGGTCACGGACTGGAATACCCTCCGGGACGGGCTGACGGATGACGCGAAGGCAGGGAGGCTGCTGTACACGCAGCTGTCCGGCGGGGAGGAAAACATCGCGGACCTGATGCTCTCGGTGGACCGGCGGCAGCAGTTCAGCGACATGTATGCCTTCCGGCGGCTGACGATCGGCATGTTCCTGGCGCTGATTCCCTTCCTGATCCTGATCGCGGTCTACCTGCACCGGCGGATTACGAAGCCGATCAAGATCCTGTCGGACGCGAGCCGGCGGATCGAGGAGGGGGAGCTGGGCGTGACGGTTCCCATGCACGGCAGCGATGAGCTGGGCCGGCTGGGTGAAACCTTCTCCCACATGTCCCTGCGGCTGAAGGAGCAGATTGACAAGACCTACAAGGAAGAAATTGAACTGAAGAACGCACAGATCCTGGCCCTCCAGAGCCGGATCAACCCGCATTTCATGAACAACGCGCTGGAGGCGATCAACTGGGAGGCCCGCATGGAGGGATCGGAGACGATCTCCTCGATGGTCGGATCCCTTTCCATCCTGATGAACGCCACCATGGGCCGGAAGGAACGGCGCCTGGTGACGCTGCGGGAAGAGATGGAGGTTGCCGATGCGTATATCTATTTCGTCCAGCAGCGCTTCGGGCCGGAGCTGACCATCCGGCAGGAGATTGACGAGCCGGCGTATGACGGCATCCTTCCGCTGCTGACGGTGCAGCCCCTGCTGGAGAACGCCGTGGAGCACGGGATCGCCCCGGCGGGCGGCGGCGAGATCAACATCAAGTGCACCCGGGGCGGGGAATGCCTGCACCTGGGCATCATCAATACCGGAAAGACCGCGGACCCGGCCGACCGGGCGCGGATCGAGGCCGCGCTGCAGGGAAGGGCAGAGGAGCACCACCTGGGCCTGGCCAATATCGTGAACCGGCTCCACCTGATCTACGGGGAGCAGGTGCAGATCCGCGTGGATACGGACACGCCCGGGGAAACGGGCGTTTACCTGGATATTCCGCAGGACGTGACCGTAAGGGAGGGAAGGGAATGA
- a CDS encoding carbohydrate ABC transporter substrate-binding protein — protein sequence MNLKKCLAALLTAVLLLSAAGAAAQGITLHTISCFAGPDASDEIYVDILRRYEAETGNTVLDSSSASDEAWKTSVLNEFAVGNEPDVLFFFAAGADSRPILSRVVPLEEINREYPEIRLPETEALREEDGSVYAVPVRGYWEGLYVHTDLFEQYGAPLPRDWDSLLEAIRIFRENEIIPIAISLSDIPHYVAELAILACAEQEDQQARPKTLEEVPASWVEAMRVIRELAEAGAFADNAWATYDSAATDVFLTKKAAMRLDGSWFATSISPAWMDTMEVLPMPRRNGDGVSDCYIGGVSMGFYLTRRAWNSTRRDAAVQLLSVLTAPENVARLGDTTLTGHLQASAEEMQEGRTMLSPLQDSMSKNAREVWLLECIPAVADGSMTAEQCWEKVMALAPFGK from the coding sequence ATGAACCTGAAGAAATGCCTGGCCGCGCTGCTTACGGCGGTGCTGCTGCTTTCCGCGGCGGGCGCCGCGGCCCAGGGGATTACCCTGCACACGATCAGCTGCTTTGCCGGCCCGGATGCCTCCGATGAGATTTACGTGGATATCCTCCGCCGCTATGAGGCGGAAACCGGCAATACGGTCCTGGACTCCTCGTCCGCCAGCGATGAGGCATGGAAAACCTCCGTGCTGAACGAATTCGCGGTGGGCAATGAGCCGGACGTGCTCTTCTTCTTCGCCGCCGGGGCGGACTCCCGGCCGATCCTTTCCCGGGTGGTCCCGCTGGAGGAGATTAACCGGGAATACCCGGAGATCCGCCTGCCGGAAACGGAAGCCCTGCGGGAAGAGGACGGCTCGGTCTACGCGGTTCCGGTGCGCGGCTACTGGGAAGGGCTGTATGTGCATACGGACCTTTTTGAGCAGTACGGCGCGCCGCTGCCCCGGGACTGGGATTCCCTGCTGGAAGCCATCCGGATTTTCCGGGAGAATGAGATCATCCCGATCGCCATCTCCCTGTCGGATATCCCGCACTACGTGGCGGAGCTCGCCATCCTCGCGTGCGCGGAACAGGAGGACCAGCAGGCCCGGCCGAAGACCCTGGAGGAAGTGCCGGCATCCTGGGTGGAGGCCATGCGGGTGATCCGGGAGCTGGCGGAGGCAGGCGCCTTCGCGGACAACGCCTGGGCGACCTATGACAGCGCAGCCACGGACGTGTTCCTGACCAAGAAGGCCGCCATGCGGCTGGACGGCAGCTGGTTTGCGACGTCCATCTCGCCGGCCTGGATGGATACGATGGAAGTGCTTCCCATGCCCCGCCGGAACGGGGACGGCGTATCCGACTGCTATATCGGCGGCGTTTCCATGGGATTTTACCTGACCCGCCGGGCATGGAATTCCACGCGGCGGGATGCCGCGGTGCAGCTGCTTTCCGTGCTGACGGCGCCGGAAAATGTCGCCCGGCTGGGGGATACGACCCTGACCGGCCACCTGCAGGCGTCCGCGGAGGAGATGCAGGAGGGAAGGACGATGCTCAGCCCGCTGCAGGACTCCATGAGCAAGAACGCCCGGGAGGTCTGGCTGCTGGAATGCATTCCGGCGGTGGCGGACGGCAGCATGACGGCGGAGCAGTGCTGGGAGAAAGTGATGGCGCTGGCTCCCTTCGGAAAGTAA
- a CDS encoding response regulator, translated as MYRVVLVDDERLIIRGLSSVVPWKELGCEVCGTAYDGKTGLDLIRSLRPDMVITDIRMPNMDGLTMLAALHSEYPDIQTTVLTAYRDFEYARQAITLGVCRYLLKPSDLEELKETIRLMASRLDALPVRKEEGPEEETVQAAGNHLVRAALAYMKEHCAEQHLSLNEVADHVYVSQWHLSKLLNRETGQSFFDLLGSLRIARAKELLGSSQMRVHEIAEATGFSDVAHFSRSFKRIAGCTPGEYRNQRD; from the coding sequence ATGTACCGCGTAGTTCTGGTGGATGACGAACGCCTGATTATCCGGGGCCTTTCCAGCGTGGTGCCGTGGAAGGAGCTCGGGTGCGAGGTATGCGGCACCGCCTATGACGGGAAAACCGGGCTGGACCTGATCCGCAGCCTGCGGCCGGATATGGTGATTACCGATATCCGGATGCCGAACATGGACGGACTGACCATGCTCGCGGCGCTGCACAGCGAATATCCGGATATCCAGACCACGGTGCTGACCGCGTACCGGGACTTCGAGTATGCCCGGCAGGCCATCACCCTGGGCGTCTGCCGGTACCTGCTGAAGCCCAGCGACCTGGAGGAGCTGAAGGAAACCATCCGCCTGATGGCGTCCCGGCTGGACGCCCTGCCGGTCCGGAAGGAAGAGGGACCGGAGGAGGAAACTGTCCAGGCGGCCGGGAACCACCTGGTGCGGGCGGCACTGGCCTATATGAAGGAGCACTGCGCGGAGCAGCACCTGTCCCTGAATGAGGTGGCGGACCATGTGTACGTCAGCCAGTGGCATTTGTCCAAGCTGCTGAACCGGGAAACGGGGCAGAGCTTTTTCGACCTGCTGGGCTCGCTGCGGATTGCCCGGGCCAAGGAACTGCTGGGGAGTTCCCAGATGCGGGTCCATGAAATCGCGGAGGCCACGGGCTTCTCCGACGTGGCCCATTTTTCCCGCAGCTTCAAGCGGATTGCGGGCTGTACGCCCGGGGAATACCGCAACCAGCGGGACTGA
- the raiA gene encoding ribosome-associated translation inhibitor RaiA: protein MRLTITARNMSVTPAITKRIEKKTETMGRYLWPETEMQIKMRKEKNDRRIVEITVPMGKNVILRSESSADDNLFLAIDNALAKMERQIRKHRTKLGKNLRDEAFAEVPEYIEEDLAEEEERKVVRRKTFPVRPMSVEDAAIEMELLGHSFFAFINIDTDRTNVLYLRKDGNLGLLEPEA from the coding sequence ATGAGACTGACGATTACAGCGCGCAACATGTCGGTAACCCCGGCGATCACCAAGAGGATCGAGAAGAAGACCGAAACGATGGGCCGTTACCTCTGGCCGGAAACGGAAATGCAGATCAAGATGCGGAAGGAAAAGAACGACCGCCGCATCGTGGAAATAACGGTTCCGATGGGAAAGAACGTGATCCTGCGCAGCGAGTCCTCCGCGGACGACAACCTGTTCCTGGCGATTGACAACGCCCTGGCCAAGATGGAACGGCAGATCCGCAAGCACCGGACGAAGCTGGGCAAGAACCTGAGGGACGAAGCCTTTGCCGAGGTGCCCGAATACATTGAGGAAGATCTGGCGGAAGAAGAAGAGCGGAAGGTGGTCAGACGGAAGACCTTCCCGGTGCGCCCGATGAGCGTCGAGGACGCCGCGATCGAAATGGAACTGCTGGGACACAGCTTCTTCGCCTTTATCAATATTGACACGGACCGGACGAACGTCCTGTACCTCCGGAAGGACGGGAACCTGGGTCTGCTGGAGCCGGAAGCGTAA
- a CDS encoding small multi-drug export protein, with amino-acid sequence MLKHYVISFLISMVPLIELRGALPYALANGIPTLPAYIVCMVANMLPVPIIFFFARKVLEWGADKKYIGRFFTFCLEKGHKAGKKLQEKAGTKGLFIALLLFVGIPLPGTGAWTGTLAASILDMDFKSSITAVLLGVLLAAIIMGVGSLIVINGVQLFA; translated from the coding sequence ATGCTGAAACATTATGTGATCTCATTCCTGATTTCCATGGTTCCCCTGATCGAGCTCCGGGGCGCCCTGCCCTATGCGCTGGCCAACGGAATTCCCACCCTGCCGGCGTACATCGTGTGCATGGTGGCGAACATGCTGCCGGTGCCGATTATCTTCTTCTTCGCCCGCAAGGTGCTGGAATGGGGCGCGGACAAGAAATACATCGGCCGCTTCTTTACCTTCTGCCTGGAGAAGGGTCACAAGGCGGGCAAGAAGCTGCAGGAGAAAGCCGGAACGAAGGGGCTTTTTATCGCGCTGCTGCTGTTCGTCGGCATTCCGCTGCCCGGCACCGGCGCCTGGACGGGCACCCTGGCGGCGAGCATCCTGGATATGGATTTCAAGTCCAGCATCACCGCGGTCCTGCTGGGCGTCCTGCTGGCGGCCATCATCATGGGCGTGGGCAGCCTGATTGTGATCAACGGCGTACAACTGTTCGCCTGA
- a CDS encoding DUF368 domain-containing protein — protein MLQWFLDILRGAVIGVSNIIPGVSGGTMAVSMGIYDRVIYAVNNLFKQFKKNFKDLLPIIIGVLVGLFAFAALIGTLLGTKSEEIPITRLPTNFAFIGLILGGLPAIYKRVNMKSAGIPGILLFLVFLALVVVLPLLNPPEARTVDHSIGTILLMIPLGAIASSTMVIPGVSGSMIMMLLGYYNSVINAMNDLRGGDWSSLAILLPYVIGLLVGIVFIAKLMNFLLKKFGALTFSAIFGLVIGSPVALLMQNRECFELANTGNWIASIVCLVVGFAIAWFMSTLDRKQELEKQA, from the coding sequence ATGCTGCAGTGGTTTCTGGATATCCTGCGCGGTGCAGTGATCGGTGTTTCCAATATCATCCCCGGCGTATCCGGCGGGACCATGGCGGTATCCATGGGCATCTATGACCGTGTGATCTATGCGGTGAATAACCTTTTCAAGCAGTTCAAAAAGAACTTTAAGGACCTCCTGCCGATTATCATTGGCGTGCTGGTGGGCCTGTTCGCTTTTGCCGCGCTGATCGGCACCCTGCTGGGCACGAAGAGCGAGGAGATCCCGATCACCCGCCTTCCCACCAATTTTGCGTTCATCGGCCTGATCCTCGGCGGCCTTCCCGCCATCTACAAGCGGGTGAATATGAAGAGCGCCGGAATCCCCGGCATTCTCCTGTTCCTGGTTTTCCTGGCGCTGGTGGTGGTCCTGCCCCTGCTGAATCCCCCGGAAGCCCGGACGGTGGATCATTCCATCGGCACCATCCTCCTGATGATCCCGCTGGGCGCGATCGCCTCTTCCACCATGGTCATTCCCGGCGTATCGGGCTCCATGATCATGATGCTGCTGGGATACTACAATTCCGTGATCAATGCCATGAATGACCTGCGGGGCGGAGACTGGTCCAGCCTGGCAATCCTGCTGCCCTATGTGATCGGCCTGCTGGTGGGCATCGTGTTCATCGCGAAGCTGATGAACTTCCTGCTGAAGAAGTTTGGCGCGCTGACCTTCAGCGCGATCTTCGGCCTGGTGATCGGGTCCCCGGTGGCATTGCTCATGCAGAACCGGGAATGCTTCGAACTGGCGAATACCGGCAACTGGATTGCCAGCATCGTCTGCCTGGTGGTCGGTTTCGCAATCGCCTGGTTTATGTCCACGCTGGACAGGAAACAGGAGCTGGAAAAGCAGGCGTAA
- a CDS encoding tyrosine-type recombinase/integrase: MARKRANGEGTIRKRADGSWEARYCADGKRHSVYGRTQVEVRKKLTEVSVTIDHGDFREDSGLTLGQWLTMWHRDYLGNVKLGTADTYEMQIRVHIIPALGDVKLSALRTPMIQRLYNKKREEGLSPKSIKNIHGCLHKALDVAVRIGYLSKNPSSNCILPRIEQAEIHPLDTPELSKLLAFLKGHEHEALIVTAIFTGLRSGELLGLTWDSVDFENGLIRVTKQLAQPRKKGEVFRFATPKNSKPRTIAPAPTVFQVLKKHKEEQEAQRKALGPAWNNGGFPNLVFTHPDGSHLSQPTAWKILHKILVAAGIDAHRFHDLRHTYVVSSIMAGDDVKTIQQNAGHYSSAFTLDRYAHVTATMQKESANRMEKFIAGL, from the coding sequence ATGGCAAGAAAGCGTGCTAACGGCGAAGGAACCATCAGAAAACGGGCTGACGGAAGCTGGGAAGCCCGATACTGTGCCGATGGAAAACGGCATTCGGTCTATGGCAGAACCCAGGTGGAAGTCCGGAAGAAGCTGACCGAAGTCTCCGTCACCATCGACCATGGTGATTTCAGAGAGGACAGCGGCCTGACCCTCGGCCAATGGCTGACCATGTGGCACCGCGACTACCTGGGGAATGTGAAACTGGGCACTGCGGATACTTACGAAATGCAGATTCGGGTACACATTATCCCCGCGCTCGGAGACGTCAAGCTGTCGGCACTCCGGACGCCCATGATCCAGCGTCTCTACAATAAAAAACGTGAGGAAGGGCTCAGTCCGAAATCCATCAAAAACATTCACGGCTGCCTGCATAAGGCACTGGATGTGGCAGTGAGGATCGGCTATCTGAGCAAGAATCCATCCAGCAACTGTATCCTGCCCCGGATCGAACAAGCGGAGATTCATCCGCTGGATACGCCGGAACTGTCCAAGCTGCTGGCCTTTCTGAAAGGCCACGAGCATGAAGCGCTCATCGTGACCGCAATCTTCACCGGATTGCGGTCCGGCGAGCTGCTGGGGCTGACCTGGGATTCTGTGGACTTTGAGAACGGTCTGATTCGGGTCACCAAGCAGCTGGCTCAGCCGAGAAAGAAAGGCGAAGTCTTCCGGTTTGCGACACCGAAGAACAGCAAGCCCCGCACGATCGCTCCCGCTCCTACGGTCTTCCAGGTGCTGAAGAAGCACAAGGAAGAACAGGAAGCACAGCGGAAAGCGCTGGGGCCGGCATGGAACAATGGCGGCTTCCCCAACCTGGTGTTCACGCATCCGGATGGCAGCCACCTGTCCCAGCCGACCGCATGGAAGATTCTTCACAAGATCCTGGTGGCAGCGGGCATCGACGCCCATCGCTTCCATGATCTGAGACACACTTATGTGGTAAGTTCCATTATGGCGGGGGATGACGTAAAAACGATCCAGCAGAACGCCGGGCATTACTCCTCGGCATTCACGCTGGATCGCTACGCACACGTCACCGCTACCATGCAGAAGGAAAGCGCGAACCGCATGGAAAAGTTCATCGCCGGGTTGTAA
- a CDS encoding helix-turn-helix domain-containing protein translates to MTLSVREAAELIGISKPKMYELIHSNEIPSIHVGKKIVIARQALMDWLSEGDTNGKKAC, encoded by the coding sequence ATGACATTGTCCGTCCGGGAAGCCGCCGAGCTGATCGGGATCAGCAAGCCGAAGATGTATGAGCTCATTCACAGCAATGAGATTCCATCCATCCACGTGGGAAAGAAGATTGTGATCGCCCGCCAGGCGCTCATGGACTGGCTGTCGGAAGGAGATACGAATGGCAAGAAAGCGTGCTAA